The uncultured Subdoligranulum sp. genomic sequence GGTGACACCCTTGGTATCATCGATAACCTGGGCGTAGATGTGCTTGGCAGAGCGGAAAACATCCAGACGGGGACGCTCGGCGGTGCCGCTGATCTTGCCGCGGACACGGCGATGACGGCGAAGACGAGCTTCGTTCTTATCAGCCTTATTGACCATAATGTTTCTCCTCTCCTATTATTTACCCTTGCCGGCTTTGCCTTCCTTGCGGATGACATACTCGCCAACATAGCGGATACCCTTGCCCTTGTACGGCTCGGGCGGGCGCTTGCCGCGGACTTCGGCGGCAAACTGACCGACTTCCTGCTTGTCGATACCGACGATGCTGAAGTGCAGCGCGTCTTTCAGTTCGATCTTGATGGTGTCGGTCTCCTCCACCTCAACGGGGTGAGAGAAGCCCAGCGTCAGGACCAGCTTGTTGCCCTGCTTGGCAGCACGGTAGCCGACGCCCTGGATCTCCAGGTCTTTCTTGAAGCCTTCGGTGACGCCAACCACCATGTTGTGGATGATGGTGCGGGTCAGGCCGTGGAGGCTGCGGGCCTCCTTCTCGTCATTGGGGCGGGTAACCAAAATCTCATTGCCCTCAACGTTCACGTTCATGAGGGGATGGTATTTGGAATGCAGGGTACCCTTGGGGCCCTTCACGGTGATGGCGTGCTCGGCCGCGTCGACCTTGACTTCCACACCCGCGGGAATGACGATGGGTTTTCTTCCAATTCTCGACATTGTCTATTGCCCCTTTCTTACCACACAAAGGCGAGGACTTCACCGCCGACATGGGCAGCACGGGCAGCCTTGTCGGTCATGACGCCTTTCGAGGTGGAGATGATCGCGGTGCCCAGGCCCTTCATGACCTTGGGCATATCTTCGCAGTTGGTGTAAATACGCAGGCCCGGCTTGGAAACGCGCTTCAGGCCAGCGATGACCGGCGTGCCGTTTTCCTGGTACTTGAGGGTCAGGGTGATGGTCCCCTGCTTGTTGTCCTCGGTCACTTTCATACCCTTGATGTAACCCTCGTCAACCAGGATCTGGCAGATCGCCTTCTTCAGGTTGGAAGCAGGGATATCCACGGAAGGGTGTTTGGCAGTGCTCGCGTTGCGGATGCGGGTAAGCAGGTCCGCGATGGGATCGGTGATTTGCATGCCACTAACCTCCTTAGGTTGTGTTTCTCAAAGTTGATTTTCGTTCAGACAGAAGCAATCAAGGGCTTACCAGGAAGCCTTCTTGACGCCGGGGATCTCGCCCTTGTAGGCCAGCTCACGGAAGCAGATACGGCAAATACCGTACTTGC encodes the following:
- the rplF gene encoding 50S ribosomal protein L6, with protein sequence MSRIGRKPIVIPAGVEVKVDAAEHAITVKGPKGTLHSKYHPLMNVNVEGNEILVTRPNDEKEARSLHGLTRTIIHNMVVGVTEGFKKDLEIQGVGYRAAKQGNKLVLTLGFSHPVEVEETDTIKIELKDALHFSIVGIDKQEVGQFAAEVRGKRPPEPYKGKGIRYVGEYVIRKEGKAGKGK
- the rpsH gene encoding 30S ribosomal protein S8, whose product is MQITDPIADLLTRIRNASTAKHPSVDIPASNLKKAICQILVDEGYIKGMKVTEDNKQGTITLTLKYQENGTPVIAGLKRVSKPGLRIYTNCEDMPKVMKGLGTAIISTSKGVMTDKAARAAHVGGEVLAFVW